A portion of the Citrobacter rodentium NBRC 105723 = DSM 16636 genome contains these proteins:
- the rhaM gene encoding L-rhamnose mutarotase: MIRKAFVMQVNAGDHEEYQRRHNPIWPELEAVLKAHGAHHYAIYLDKARNLLFATVEIESEERWNAVANTDVCQRWWKYMRDVMPANPDNSPVSAELKEVFYLA; encoded by the coding sequence ATGATCCGCAAAGCGTTCGTGATGCAGGTTAACGCCGGGGATCACGAAGAGTATCAGCGTCGCCATAATCCCATCTGGCCGGAGCTGGAAGCGGTGCTGAAGGCGCATGGCGCGCATCACTATGCGATCTATCTCGACAAGGCGCGCAACCTGCTGTTCGCCACCGTGGAGATCGAATCCGAGGAGCGCTGGAACGCGGTCGCGAACACCGACGTGTGTCAGCGCTGGTGGAAGTATATGCGCGACGTAATGCCCGCTAACCCGGATAACAGTCCGGTAAGCGCGGAACTGAAAGAAGTGTTTTATCTGGCGTAA
- the fucO gene encoding lactaldehyde reductase, whose amino-acid sequence MSFMLALPKISLHGAGAIGDMVNLVANKQWGKALIVTDGQLVKLGLLDSLFTALDAHQMAYHLFDEVFPNPTEALVQKGYAAYQAANCDYIIAFGGGSPIDTAKAVKILTANPAPSTAYSGVGKVKNPGVPLVAINTTAGTAAEMTSNAVIIDSERQVKEVIIDPNIIPDIAVDDASVMLNIPPSVTAATGMDALTHAVEAYVSVGAHPLTDANALEAIRLINLWLPKAVDDGQNMEAREQMAFGQYLAGMAFNSAGLGLVHALAHQPGATHNLPHGVCNAILLPIIENFNRPNAVARFARIAEAMGVDTRGMSDEAASMEAINAIRALSKRVGIPEGFSKLGVTKEDIEGWLDKALADPCAPCNPRTASRDEVRELYLEAL is encoded by the coding sequence ATGAGCTTTATGCTGGCACTTCCGAAAATCAGTCTGCACGGCGCAGGGGCGATTGGCGATATGGTGAATCTGGTCGCCAATAAGCAGTGGGGCAAGGCGCTGATCGTCACCGACGGTCAACTGGTGAAGCTGGGGCTGCTCGACAGCCTGTTTACCGCGCTGGACGCGCATCAGATGGCTTATCACCTGTTTGATGAGGTCTTCCCGAACCCGACCGAAGCGCTGGTGCAAAAAGGCTATGCGGCGTACCAGGCGGCGAACTGCGACTACATCATCGCGTTTGGCGGCGGCAGCCCGATCGACACTGCGAAAGCGGTGAAAATTCTCACCGCCAACCCGGCGCCGTCCACCGCCTACTCCGGCGTCGGCAAGGTGAAAAATCCGGGCGTACCGTTGGTGGCGATTAACACCACCGCCGGCACGGCGGCGGAAATGACCAGTAACGCAGTGATTATCGACTCCGAACGTCAGGTGAAAGAAGTGATCATCGACCCGAATATCATCCCGGATATCGCCGTCGACGATGCCAGCGTAATGCTCAATATTCCGCCGTCCGTAACTGCGGCAACCGGTATGGACGCGTTGACCCACGCGGTGGAAGCGTATGTCTCTGTCGGCGCGCACCCGCTGACCGACGCCAACGCGCTGGAAGCCATTCGCCTGATTAACCTGTGGCTGCCGAAAGCAGTCGATGACGGCCAGAACATGGAAGCCCGCGAGCAGATGGCGTTTGGTCAGTATCTGGCGGGGATGGCGTTTAACAGCGCCGGTCTGGGGCTGGTTCATGCGCTGGCGCACCAGCCGGGCGCGACTCATAATCTGCCGCACGGCGTGTGCAACGCCATCCTGCTGCCGATTATCGAAAACTTTAACCGCCCGAACGCCGTCGCGCGTTTTGCCCGCATCGCCGAAGCGATGGGCGTCGACACCCGCGGCATGAGCGACGAAGCGGCAAGTATGGAAGCCATCAACGCGATCCGCGCCCTCAGCAAGCGCGTAGGGATTCCGGAAGGGTTCAGCAAGCTCGGCGTAACCAAAGAGGATATTGAGGGCTGGCTGGATAAAGCGCTGGCCGATCCATGCGCGCCGTGCAACCCGCGCACCGCCAGCCGCGATGAAGTGCGTGAACTGTATCTGGAGGCGTTATGA
- the rhaD gene encoding rhamnulose-1-phosphate aldolase, whose product MQSITTSWFVQGMIKATSDAWLKGWDERNGGNLTLRLDEADIAPYGADFHPAPRYIALSQPMPQLANTPFIVTGSGKFFRNVQLDPAANLGVVKVDSDGAGYHILWGLTHEAVPTSELPAHFLSHCERIKATNGKDRVIMHCHATNLIALTYVLENSTDLITRKLWEGSTECLVVFPDGVGILPWMVPGTDEIGQATAREMQKHSLVLWPFHGVFGSGPTLDEAFGLIDTAEKSAEVLVKVLSMGGMKQTISRDELIALGKRFSVTPLASALDLY is encoded by the coding sequence ATGCAAAGTATTACCACTTCCTGGTTTGTTCAGGGAATGATCAAAGCCACTTCCGACGCCTGGCTGAAGGGCTGGGACGAGCGCAACGGCGGCAACCTGACGCTGCGCCTCGACGAGGCGGACATTGCGCCATACGGCGCGGATTTCCACCCGGCGCCGCGCTATATCGCCCTGAGCCAGCCGATGCCGCAGCTGGCCAACACGCCGTTTATCGTCACCGGTTCCGGTAAATTCTTCCGCAACGTGCAGCTCGACCCGGCGGCCAATTTAGGCGTGGTGAAAGTAGACAGCGACGGCGCGGGCTATCACATTTTATGGGGACTGACCCACGAAGCGGTGCCAACTTCTGAGTTGCCGGCGCACTTCCTCTCCCACTGCGAACGCATCAAAGCGACCAACGGCAAAGATCGGGTGATCATGCACTGCCACGCCACCAACCTGATCGCTCTGACCTACGTGCTGGAAAACAGCACCGATCTCATCACCCGCAAACTGTGGGAAGGCAGCACCGAGTGCCTGGTGGTGTTCCCGGACGGCGTCGGCATCCTGCCGTGGATGGTGCCGGGCACCGACGAGATCGGCCAGGCGACCGCCCGGGAAATGCAAAAGCATTCGCTGGTGCTGTGGCCGTTCCACGGCGTCTTTGGCAGCGGCCCGACGCTGGATGAAGCGTTTGGCCTGATCGACACCGCCGAAAAATCGGCGGAAGTGCTGGTGAAAGTGCTGTCGATGGGCGGCATGAAGCAGACCATCAGCCGTGATGAACTGATCGCGCTGGGTAAACGCTTTAGCGTCACCCCGCTCGCCAGCGCACTGGATCTGTATTAA
- the rhaA gene encoding L-rhamnose isomerase produces MTTQLEQAWELAKQRFAAVGIDVEEALRQLDRLPVSMHCWQGDDVAGFENPEGSLTGGIQATGNYPGKARNAAELRADLEQALSLIPGPKRLNLHAIYLESDTPVSRDQIKPEHFKNWVEWAKANQLGLDFNPSCFSHPLSADGFTLSHADDKIRQFWIDHCKASRRVSAYFGEQLGTPSVMNIWIPDGMKDLTVDRLAPRQRLLEALDEVISEKLNPAHHIDAVESKLFGIGAESYTVGSNEFYMGYATSRQTALCLDAGHFHPTEVISDKISSAMLYVPRLLLHVSRPVRWDSDHVVLLDDETQAIASEIVRHKLFDRVHIGLDFFDASINRIAAWVIGTRNMKKALLRALLEPTEQLRQLEASGDYTARLALLEEQKSLPWQAVWEMYCQRHDAPAGSQWLESVRAYEKEILSKRS; encoded by the coding sequence ATGACCACTCAACTGGAACAAGCCTGGGAACTGGCGAAACAACGTTTTGCCGCAGTAGGTATTGATGTCGAGGAGGCGCTGCGCCAGCTCGATCGTCTGCCGGTATCGATGCACTGCTGGCAGGGCGATGATGTCGCCGGATTTGAAAACCCGGAGGGTTCACTTACCGGCGGCATTCAGGCGACGGGCAACTATCCGGGCAAAGCGCGTAACGCCGCGGAACTGCGCGCCGATCTGGAGCAGGCCCTGAGCCTGATCCCGGGGCCGAAACGCCTTAACCTGCACGCTATCTATCTGGAGTCGGATACCCCGGTTTCCCGCGACCAGATCAAGCCGGAGCACTTTAAGAACTGGGTGGAGTGGGCAAAGGCTAACCAGCTTGGGCTGGATTTTAACCCGTCCTGCTTCTCGCATCCGCTGAGCGCGGACGGCTTCACCCTTTCCCATGCCGACGACAAAATCCGTCAGTTCTGGATCGATCACTGCAAAGCCAGCCGCCGCGTTTCCGCCTATTTTGGCGAACAGCTGGGCACGCCGTCGGTGATGAATATCTGGATCCCGGACGGCATGAAAGATCTCACCGTTGACCGCCTGGCGCCGCGCCAGCGTCTGCTGGAAGCGCTGGATGAGGTGATCAGCGAGAAGCTGAACCCGGCGCATCACATCGATGCCGTGGAAAGCAAACTGTTCGGCATCGGCGCGGAAAGCTACACCGTCGGCTCCAACGAGTTCTATATGGGTTACGCCACCAGCCGCCAGACCGCGCTGTGCCTCGATGCCGGACACTTCCATCCGACCGAAGTGATCTCCGACAAGATCTCAAGCGCGATGCTTTATGTGCCGCGCCTGCTGCTGCACGTCAGCCGTCCGGTGCGTTGGGACAGCGACCACGTGGTGCTGCTGGACGACGAAACCCAGGCGATCGCCAGCGAGATTGTGCGCCATAAACTGTTCGACCGCGTGCATATCGGCCTCGACTTCTTCGACGCCTCCATTAACCGCATCGCGGCGTGGGTCATCGGCACCCGTAACATGAAAAAAGCGCTGCTGCGCGCCCTGCTGGAGCCGACGGAGCAACTGCGTCAACTGGAAGCCAGCGGCGATTACACCGCGCGACTGGCGCTGCTGGAAGAGCAGAAATCCCTGCCGTGGCAGGCGGTGTGGGAAATGTACTGCCAGCGTCACGACGCGCCAGCCGGCAGCCAGTGGCTGGAGAGCGTGCGCGCGTATGAAAAAGAGATTCTGAGCAAACGTAGCTAA
- the rhaB gene encoding rhamnulokinase, protein MTFRHCVAVDLGASSGRVMLARYDSEHRTLTLREIHRFVNCLQKQDGFDTWDVDSLEDAIRLGLEKVCDEGIRIDSIGIDTWGVDFVLLDKQGQRVGLPVSYRDSRTTGIMPQAQKQLGKANIYQRSGIQFLPFNTLYQLRALVEQQPELASQVAHALLIPDYFSYRLTGEMNWEYTNATTTQLVNINSDDWDDTLLAWTGADKAWFGRPAHPGNVIGYWICPQKNQIPVVAVASHDTASAVIASPLANKHSAYLSSGTWSLMGFESLTPYTNDAALAANITNEGGAEGRYRVLKNIMGLWLLQRVLKERQVTDLPALIAKTQSLAACRFLINPNDDRFINPDDMCAEIQAACRESGQPVPASDAELARCIFDSLALLYADVLGELASLRGEAFTQLHIVGGGCQNALLNQLCADACGIRVMAGPIEASTLGNIGIQLMTLDELNNVDEFRQVVTANYNLTTFTPNPDSEIARYVAQFRSKRQTKELCA, encoded by the coding sequence ATGACTTTTCGCCATTGTGTGGCTGTCGATCTCGGCGCATCCAGCGGCCGCGTAATGCTGGCGCGCTACGACAGTGAACACCGCACCCTGACGCTGCGTGAAATCCACCGCTTCGTGAACTGCCTGCAAAAACAGGATGGTTTCGATACGTGGGACGTCGACAGCCTTGAAGACGCCATTCGCCTCGGGCTGGAAAAGGTCTGCGATGAAGGCATTCGCATCGACAGCATCGGCATTGATACCTGGGGCGTGGACTTTGTTCTGCTGGATAAGCAGGGCCAGCGCGTCGGGCTGCCGGTGTCCTATCGCGACAGCCGCACCACGGGCATTATGCCGCAGGCGCAAAAACAGCTCGGCAAAGCCAATATCTATCAGCGCAGCGGGATCCAGTTTCTGCCGTTCAATACGCTGTACCAGCTGCGCGCGCTGGTCGAACAGCAGCCGGAGCTGGCGTCGCAGGTGGCCCATGCCCTGCTGATCCCTGACTATTTCAGCTATCGCCTGACCGGCGAAATGAACTGGGAATACACCAACGCCACCACCACGCAACTGGTCAATATCAACAGCGACGACTGGGACGATACCCTGCTGGCGTGGACCGGCGCGGATAAAGCCTGGTTTGGCCGCCCTGCGCATCCCGGCAATGTGATCGGCTACTGGATCTGCCCGCAAAAAAATCAGATCCCGGTGGTCGCCGTCGCCAGCCACGATACCGCCAGCGCGGTTATCGCCTCGCCGCTGGCGAATAAGCACAGCGCCTACCTCTCTTCCGGCACCTGGTCGCTGATGGGTTTTGAAAGCCTGACGCCGTACACCAACGACGCGGCGCTGGCGGCCAACATCACCAACGAAGGCGGCGCGGAAGGCCGCTATCGGGTGCTGAAAAATATTATGGGGCTGTGGCTGCTCCAGCGGGTGCTGAAAGAGCGCCAGGTCACCGACCTGCCGGCGCTGATCGCAAAAACGCAGTCGCTTGCAGCCTGCCGCTTCCTGATCAACCCCAACGACGACCGCTTCATCAACCCTGACGATATGTGCGCCGAAATTCAGGCCGCCTGCCGTGAATCCGGCCAGCCTGTGCCTGCCAGCGACGCGGAGCTGGCGCGCTGCATTTTCGACAGCCTGGCGCTGCTGTATGCCGATGTGCTGGGCGAACTGGCGAGCCTGCGCGGCGAAGCCTTTACCCAGTTACACATCGTCGGCGGCGGCTGCCAGAACGCCCTGCTCAACCAGCTGTGCGCCGACGCCTGCGGTATCCGCGTGATGGCCGGGCCGATCGAGGCCTCTACGCTCGGCAATATCGGCATTCAACTGATGACTCTGGACGAACTGAACAACGTCGATGAATTCCGTCAGGTGGTCACCGCCAATTACAACCTGACGACGTTTACCCCTAATCCAGACAGTGAAATTGCCCGCTATGTGGCGCAGTTTCGCTCAAAACGACAGACAAAGGAGCTTTGCGCATGA
- the rhaS gene encoding HTH-type transcriptional activator RhaS, which produces MTVLHSVDFFPSGNAPVAIEPRLPQSAFPEHHHDFHEIVIVEHGTGIHVFNGQPYTISGGTVCFVRDHDRHLYEHTDNLCLTNVLYRSPDAFQFLSGLNQLLPQERDGMYPSHWRVNQSALAQVRQLVAQMEQNDDEMDLPALANREILFMQLLVLLRRSSLMEGAENNDARLNQLMAWLEDHFAEEICWEALAERFSLSLRTLHRQLKQHTGLTPQRYLNRLRLIKARHLLRHSDESVTEIAYHCGFGDSNHFSTLFRREFNWSPRDIRQGRDALLQ; this is translated from the coding sequence ATGACCGTATTGCACAGCGTGGATTTTTTCCCATCAGGTAACGCGCCGGTTGCCATTGAGCCCCGGCTGCCGCAGTCTGCCTTTCCGGAGCATCATCATGATTTTCATGAAATTGTGATTGTGGAACATGGCACCGGCATTCACGTTTTTAACGGCCAGCCCTATACCATTAGCGGCGGCACGGTGTGCTTTGTTCGCGACCACGATCGGCACTTATATGAACATACCGACAATCTGTGTCTGACTAACGTGCTCTATCGCTCGCCCGATGCGTTTCAGTTTCTCTCCGGGTTGAATCAGCTGCTTCCCCAGGAGCGGGACGGCATGTACCCCTCGCACTGGCGGGTAAACCAAAGCGCGCTGGCGCAGGTACGCCAGCTGGTGGCGCAGATGGAGCAGAACGACGATGAGATGGATCTTCCCGCGCTGGCGAACCGCGAAATTCTGTTTATGCAGCTGCTGGTATTGTTGCGCAGAAGCAGCCTGATGGAGGGGGCGGAAAACAACGATGCGCGGCTGAATCAGCTGATGGCCTGGCTGGAGGATCATTTCGCCGAGGAGATCTGCTGGGAGGCGCTGGCCGAGCGGTTTTCGCTTTCCCTGCGCACGCTGCACCGCCAGCTCAAGCAACATACCGGATTAACCCCGCAGCGCTATCTGAATCGCCTGCGTCTGATTAAAGCCCGCCACCTGCTGCGTCACAGCGATGAAAGCGTCACCGAGATCGCTTATCACTGCGGTTTTGGCGACAGTAACCACTTTTCGACGCTTTTTCGCCGGGAATTTAACTGGTCCCCGCGCGATATCCGTCAGGGGCGCGATGCGTTGCTCCAGTAA
- the rhaR gene encoding HTH-type transcriptional activator RhaR codes for MANQLVLLKKDFFAGDEQAVAVADRYPQNVFAEHTHEFCELVMVWRGNGLHVLNDRPYRITRGDLFYIRAEDKHSYTSVNDLVLQNIIYCPERLKLNVDWKAVIPGFNGATRQAHWRLGSTGMAQARQVIGQLEHESNQREPLANDMAELLFAQLALTLKRYRYATDNLPATSSETLLDKLITALAGSLERAFALDKFCDREGCSERVLRQQFRNQTGMTINQYQRQVRICHAQYLLQHSRLMISEISMQCGFEDSNYFSVVFTRETGMTPSQWRHLSHQSN; via the coding sequence GTGGCGAATCAGCTGGTCCTGTTAAAAAAAGATTTCTTTGCCGGTGACGAACAGGCCGTCGCCGTCGCCGATCGCTATCCGCAAAACGTGTTTGCGGAACATACGCATGAGTTTTGTGAACTGGTGATGGTCTGGCGGGGTAACGGACTGCATGTGCTGAACGATCGCCCCTACCGTATTACCCGCGGCGATCTGTTTTACATTCGCGCCGAAGATAAACACTCCTACACCTCCGTTAACGATCTGGTTTTGCAGAACATTATTTACTGCCCGGAACGCCTGAAGCTCAACGTTGACTGGAAGGCGGTAATACCGGGCTTTAACGGCGCGACAAGGCAGGCGCACTGGCGGCTCGGCAGCACCGGCATGGCCCAGGCGCGGCAGGTGATCGGCCAACTGGAGCATGAAAGCAACCAGCGCGAGCCGCTCGCCAACGACATGGCGGAACTGCTTTTCGCCCAACTGGCGTTGACGCTGAAGCGCTATCGCTACGCCACAGACAACCTGCCGGCGACCTCCAGCGAAACGCTGCTTGATAAACTGATCACCGCGCTGGCAGGCAGCCTTGAGCGCGCCTTTGCGCTGGATAAATTTTGCGATCGGGAAGGGTGCAGCGAACGCGTATTGCGACAGCAGTTCCGCAATCAGACCGGCATGACTATCAACCAGTATCAGCGGCAGGTGCGTATCTGTCATGCGCAGTATTTACTGCAGCACAGTCGGCTGATGATCAGTGAAATTTCCATGCAGTGCGGTTTTGAGGACAGTAATTACTTTTCCGTGGTGTTCACCAGGGAAACCGGGATGACGCCCAGTCAGTGGCGTCATCTCAGTCATCAGAGCAATTAG
- the rhaT gene encoding L-rhamnose/proton symporter RhaT: MSNAITMGIFWHLIGAASAACFYAPFKQVKQWSWETMWSVGGIVSWLILPWAISAMLLPDFWGYYSSFNLSTLLPVFLFGAMWGIGNINYGLTMRYLGMSMGIGIAIGITLIVGTLMTPIINGNFDVLINTEGGRMTLLGVLVALIGVGIVTRAGQLKERKMGIRAEEFNLKKGLLLAVMCGIFSAGMSFAMNAAKPMHEAAAALGVDPLYVALPSYVVIMGGGALINLGFCFIRLAKVKNLSIKADFSLAKPLIISNVLLSALGGLMWYLQFFFYAWGHARIPAQYDYISWMLHMSFYVLCGGIVGLVLKEWKNAGRRPVSVLSLGCVVIIIAANIVGLGMAS, from the coding sequence ATGAGTAACGCGATTACGATGGGTATTTTTTGGCATTTGATAGGCGCGGCCAGTGCAGCCTGTTTCTATGCTCCGTTCAAACAGGTCAAACAATGGTCATGGGAAACGATGTGGTCGGTTGGCGGGATTGTGTCGTGGCTGATCCTGCCGTGGGCCATCAGCGCCATGCTGTTACCGGACTTCTGGGGCTATTACAGTTCTTTCAACCTCTCAACCCTGCTCCCTGTCTTCCTGTTCGGCGCGATGTGGGGCATCGGCAACATTAACTATGGCCTGACCATGCGCTATCTCGGCATGTCGATGGGCATTGGCATCGCCATCGGCATTACGCTGATTGTCGGTACGCTAATGACGCCGATCATCAACGGCAATTTTGACGTGCTGATCAATACCGAAGGCGGACGAATGACCCTGCTGGGCGTGCTGGTCGCGCTGATTGGCGTCGGCATCGTCACCCGCGCGGGACAGCTCAAAGAGCGCAAAATGGGCATCAGGGCCGAAGAATTTAACCTGAAAAAAGGTCTGCTGCTGGCGGTAATGTGCGGCATCTTCTCCGCGGGTATGTCGTTTGCGATGAACGCCGCAAAACCGATGCACGAAGCGGCGGCCGCGCTGGGCGTCGACCCGCTGTACGTCGCGTTGCCAAGCTACGTGGTTATTATGGGCGGCGGCGCGCTGATTAACCTCGGCTTCTGCTTTATCCGTCTGGCAAAAGTGAAGAACCTGTCGATAAAAGCCGACTTCTCGCTGGCAAAACCGCTGATTATCTCCAACGTGCTGCTCTCCGCGCTGGGCGGCCTGATGTGGTATCTCCAGTTCTTCTTCTACGCCTGGGGCCATGCGCGCATTCCGGCGCAGTATGATTACATCAGCTGGATGCTGCACATGAGCTTCTATGTGCTGTGCGGCGGCATCGTCGGTCTGGTGCTGAAAGAGTGGAAAAACGCCGGTCGCCGTCCCGTCAGCGTGCTGAGCCTGGGCTGCGTGGTGATTATCATCGCCGCCAATATCGTCGGCCTCGGTATGGCAAGCTAA
- the sodA gene encoding superoxide dismutase [Mn], with protein sequence MSYTLPSLPYAYDALEPHFDKQTMEIHHTKHHQTYVNNANAALESLPEFASLPVEELITKLDQVPADKKTVLRNNAGGHANHSLFWKGLKKGTTLQGDLKAAIERDFGSVEKFKEEFEKAAATRFGSGWAWLVLKGDKLAVVSTANQDSPLMGEAISGASGFPILGLDVWEHAYYLKFQNRRPDYIKEFWNVVNWDEAAARFAAKK encoded by the coding sequence ATGAGTTATACACTGCCATCCCTGCCGTACGCTTACGATGCCCTGGAACCGCACTTCGATAAGCAGACGATGGAAATCCACCACACTAAACACCATCAGACTTATGTAAACAACGCCAATGCAGCGCTGGAAAGCCTGCCGGAATTCGCCTCTCTGCCGGTGGAAGAGCTGATTACGAAGCTGGATCAGGTGCCTGCCGACAAGAAAACCGTCCTGCGCAATAACGCGGGCGGCCACGCTAACCACAGCCTGTTCTGGAAAGGCCTGAAAAAAGGCACGACTCTGCAGGGCGATCTGAAGGCCGCTATCGAACGCGATTTCGGTTCCGTTGAGAAATTTAAAGAAGAGTTCGAGAAAGCCGCAGCAACCCGTTTCGGCTCCGGCTGGGCATGGCTGGTGCTGAAAGGTGATAAACTAGCCGTAGTTTCTACCGCCAACCAGGACTCCCCGCTGATGGGCGAAGCGATCTCTGGCGCATCCGGCTTCCCGATCCTCGGCCTGGACGTGTGGGAACACGCTTACTACCTGAAATTCCAGAACCGTCGTCCGGACTACATCAAAGAGTTCTGGAACGTGGTGAACTGGGACGAAGCAGCAGCCCGTTTCGCGGCTAAAAAATAA
- a CDS encoding dihydrodipicolinate synthase family protein: MTDQTQFAGVWCPSITPMDHNGQIDLAGLKQHLQRLTEAKIDVILLMGSIGEFASFSVEERLLLIREARAMSTLKMVANVSATCLQDVLLMAQEAYRSGYDAVMVLPPYYYGQMAKQLLSYFRRLGQQLDGKWFAYNFPARTGCDLTPELIATLAAEFPNFAGIKDTVDCQSHTRSMIQATRAVRDDFAVLSGYDEYYIPNLLAGGAGIISGLNNVMPELFVSAREAFRAGDLAALQEIQQKIGVYMAIYAIGEDFVTTIKTVVSRKFGYCTGVSRNAGGELNEQQCRTIDEVFGR; encoded by the coding sequence GTGACAGATCAAACGCAGTTTGCTGGCGTCTGGTGCCCCTCCATTACGCCGATGGATCATAACGGACAGATCGATCTCGCGGGGCTGAAGCAGCATCTTCAACGCCTGACCGAGGCGAAGATCGACGTGATTTTACTGATGGGCAGTATCGGGGAGTTCGCCTCCTTCTCTGTTGAAGAGCGGCTGTTGTTGATTCGCGAAGCGCGCGCCATGAGCACGCTGAAGATGGTTGCCAACGTCTCCGCCACCTGTTTGCAGGATGTGCTGCTGATGGCGCAGGAAGCGTATCGCTCCGGTTACGACGCGGTGATGGTACTGCCGCCCTATTATTACGGCCAGATGGCAAAACAGCTGTTGAGCTACTTCCGCCGGTTGGGGCAACAGCTTGACGGTAAATGGTTCGCCTATAACTTTCCGGCGCGCACCGGCTGCGATTTAACGCCGGAGCTGATCGCCACTCTCGCCGCCGAATTCCCGAATTTCGCTGGCATTAAAGATACCGTCGACTGCCAGTCGCATACCCGTAGCATGATTCAAGCGACCCGCGCGGTACGTGACGATTTCGCCGTGCTCTCCGGCTATGACGAGTATTACATTCCCAACCTGCTGGCGGGCGGCGCGGGGATTATCTCCGGGCTGAACAACGTTATGCCGGAGCTGTTTGTCAGCGCCCGTGAGGCGTTCCGGGCGGGCGATCTCGCCGCGTTACAGGAGATTCAGCAGAAGATCGGCGTCTATATGGCGATTTACGCCATCGGCGAGGATTTTGTCACCACCATCAAAACGGTGGTGTCGCGGAAGTTTGGCTACTGCACCGGCGTATCGCGCAATGCGGGCGGTGAACTGAATGAACAACAGTGCCGGACCATCGACGAGGTATTTGGCCGCTAA
- the yiiM gene encoding 6-hydroxyaminopurine reductase, with protein MRYPVEVFTGRIQDYAGNRPSAIAKIQVDGELMLTERGLEGDQQAEKKIHGGPDRALCHYPREHYAYWAREFPGLADRFAAPAFGENLSTEGLTEENVFIGDILRWGEALIQVTQPRSPCHKLNFHFGISDMASQMQNSGKTGWLCSVIAPGKVSTDAPLELISRVSDVSVQEAIAIAWHMPFDDEQYHRLLSAAGLSKSWTRTMQKRRLSGKIEDQSRRLRG; from the coding sequence ATGCGCTATCCAGTAGAGGTATTTACCGGCAGGATTCAGGACTATGCGGGAAACCGTCCCAGCGCGATTGCCAAAATTCAGGTCGATGGCGAGCTGATGCTGACGGAGCGCGGTCTGGAAGGCGACCAGCAGGCGGAGAAGAAAATCCACGGCGGGCCGGATCGCGCGCTGTGCCACTACCCGCGCGAACATTATGCGTACTGGGCGCGTGAATTCCCCGGACTGGCGGATCGGTTCGCGGCGCCCGCTTTTGGCGAAAACCTGTCGACGGAAGGGCTGACCGAGGAGAATGTCTTTATCGGTGATATCCTGCGCTGGGGCGAGGCGCTGATTCAGGTGACGCAGCCGCGTTCGCCGTGTCATAAGCTTAACTTCCATTTCGGCATCAGCGATATGGCAAGCCAGATGCAAAACAGCGGTAAAACCGGCTGGTTGTGCAGCGTGATTGCGCCAGGGAAAGTGTCGACCGACGCGCCGCTGGAGCTGATTTCACGCGTCAGCGATGTATCGGTACAGGAAGCGATTGCGATAGCCTGGCATATGCCGTTTGATGATGAGCAGTATCACCGTTTGCTGTCGGCGGCCGGGTTGTCGAAAAGCTGGACCAGAACGATGCAGAAGCGCCGTCTGAGCGGCAAAATCGAAGATCAGTCGCGGCGTCTGCGCGGCTGA